Proteins found in one Ptychodera flava strain L36383 chromosome 16, AS_Pfla_20210202, whole genome shotgun sequence genomic segment:
- the LOC139114074 gene encoding neuromedin-K receptor-like, with amino-acid sequence MGEWVFGFAMCKLVSYLHTASEIVSIFTLVAICIERYRAIMYPLLTQAKKRHRIIAIILIWIAALVICCPYPILNELYYYPLVENRTAALCSNSWPMVGAVDGRKVYMWIVFLLMYIGPLLILGICYLRVVARLWLYKLPGCADNRMEVRSKQKAITSILFAVIMFAICWLPIHLFRMVVLTHTQNSWKLIQWQSI; translated from the exons ATGGGAGAGTGGGTATTTGGTTTCGCCATGTGTAAACTGGTCTCCTACTTGCATACG GCATCCGAAATTGTCAGCATCTTCACTTTGGTAGCCATATGCATAGAGCGATATCGAGCAATAATGTATCCTTTGCTAACACAGGCGAAGAAAAGGCACAGGATTATTGCTATCATCCTCATCTGGATTGCAGCCCTTGTCATCTGCTGCCCCTACCCTATCTTAAACGAACTATATTATTACCCCCTTGTTGAGAACAGAACCGCTGCTTTGTGTAGCAATAGTTGGCCAATGGTTGGTGCGGTTGACGGTAGAAAAGTGTACATGTGGATCGTCTTTCTGCTGATGTACATCGGACCCCTTCTCATACTCGGAATTTGTTACTTGCGCGTTGTTGCCAGGCTGTGGTTGTACAAGTTACCTGGATGTGCTGACAATAGAATGGAAGTACGATCCAAACAAAAG gCAATAACCAGCATCCTGTTCGCTGTGATCATGTTCGCCATTTGCTGGCTTCCTATACACCTTTTCAGAATGGTTGTACTCACCCACACACAGAATTCTTGGAAACTCATCCAATGGCAGTCAATATAA